The following proteins are co-located in the Bacteroidales bacterium genome:
- a CDS encoding AMP-binding protein: MKRKDKKDTKNESTYLSDLFSDAIKKNWKKPAFSNYGADTLTFGEVAERIDFLHRFFKEEKIDKGDKIALLGTNSAAWGIAFIGIITYGAVVVPILPDFSTENVHHIVNHSDSKILIVSSAIYDRLEIDHLKTLTCILELRNFSLLHEKGTKTAQAFQRVEQQSTSVALSPDDLRYHQGKPEDLCIISYTSGTSGFTKGVMLPQRSLYSNIIFARENMPLEAGNQIVSFLPLAHVFGLLFEFLFPFTMGCHITFLAKIPSPAIVTKAFGEIKPHLILSVPLVIEKIYKKKIVPKLDKPMMKMLLKTPVVGEVIRRRVNKTLTDTFGGQFREIVIGGAPLSEDVENFFRKIGFRFTVGYGMTECGPLISYVAWDKSRSRSAGLVVDRMKMKIVRPDTDTGIGEIMVKGSNMMTGYYKNEAADKEAFTKDGWLKTGDLGYIDSDGFLYIKGRSKNMILGPSGQNIYPEEIEAKISNMPCVQECVVKMHKDKLLAMIYPDREAMECGKLDFQDIDKKMKEGLKELNEELPRFAQITDVEIVDVEFVKTPKKNIKRYLYT, encoded by the coding sequence ATGAAACGCAAGGATAAAAAGGATACCAAAAACGAAAGCACTTACCTGAGCGATCTTTTTAGCGACGCAATAAAGAAGAATTGGAAAAAGCCCGCTTTTAGCAACTATGGCGCCGATACGCTGACTTTTGGCGAGGTGGCCGAACGCATCGATTTTTTGCATCGATTTTTTAAAGAAGAGAAGATCGACAAAGGTGATAAAATTGCTTTGCTGGGGACTAACTCGGCTGCCTGGGGCATTGCTTTTATCGGCATCATAACTTATGGCGCCGTTGTGGTACCTATCCTGCCCGATTTCTCTACCGAAAATGTGCATCACATTGTCAATCATTCCGACTCTAAAATTCTCATTGTTTCATCAGCTATTTATGATCGACTCGAGATCGATCATTTAAAGACGCTCACCTGCATCCTGGAACTTCGCAATTTTAGTTTGCTGCACGAAAAAGGAACCAAAACTGCACAGGCATTTCAGCGTGTGGAGCAGCAAAGCACTTCGGTGGCGCTGAGTCCGGATGATCTCCGCTACCATCAGGGAAAGCCTGAGGATTTGTGTATAATATCTTACACCAGCGGCACCTCCGGATTTACCAAAGGCGTGATGCTGCCGCAGCGAAGCCTTTATAGCAACATCATTTTTGCGCGTGAAAATATGCCACTTGAAGCCGGAAACCAAATTGTTTCGTTTTTGCCTCTGGCGCATGTTTTTGGGTTGTTGTTCGAGTTTTTGTTTCCTTTTACTATGGGATGTCATATTACTTTTCTCGCCAAAATTCCCTCGCCGGCCATCGTCACTAAAGCTTTTGGCGAAATCAAGCCGCACCTGATCTTGTCGGTGCCGCTGGTGATCGAAAAAATTTATAAAAAGAAAATCGTTCCCAAGCTCGACAAGCCGATGATGAAGATGCTGCTCAAGACGCCGGTGGTGGGCGAGGTTATCCGGCGGCGGGTGAACAAAACGCTGACGGATACTTTTGGTGGACAATTTCGTGAGATCGTTATCGGCGGGGCACCTTTGAGCGAGGACGTGGAGAACTTTTTCCGCAAAATTGGATTCCGTTTCACCGTTGGTTATGGCATGACCGAATGTGGTCCGCTGATTAGTTATGTGGCCTGGGATAAATCGCGCTCTCGCTCGGCAGGCTTGGTGGTGGACAGGATGAAGATGAAAATTGTGCGTCCGGACACCGACACCGGCATTGGCGAAATAATGGTGAAAGGCAGCAATATGATGACCGGATATTATAAAAATGAAGCTGCCGATAAAGAGGCTTTTACCAAAGACGGCTGGCTGAAAACCGGCGACCTGGGCTACATCGACAGCGATGGATTCCTGTATATAAAAGGGCGCAGCAAGAATATGATTTTGGGGCCGTCGGGGCAAAATATCTATCCCGAAGAGATCGAAGCCAAAATCTCCAACATGCCCTGCGTGCAGGAATGCGTGGTGAAGATGCACAAAGACAAACTCTTGGCCATGATTTATCCCGACCGCGAAGCGATGGAATGCGGCAAGCTCGACTTTCAGGATATCGACAAAAAGATGAAAGAGGGTCTCAAAGAACTTAACGAGGAGTTGCCGCGCTTTGCACAAATCACCGACGTAGAAATTGTGGACGTAGAGTTTGTAAAAACACCCAAGAAAAACATCAAGCGGTATCTGTACACGTGA